TGCGTTGTTCGTACTGACGAAGCATGCCGATAATCTGCTTGGGTGAGATGCATCCAACGGCTAACCAAGGGGAAAACTTGGTCGAAAATTCCATACCATCTAGCTCATTACGCGTCTGCTTATAATGACTGGCAAATGAGCTCGCGAAATAACAAGATACATGCGCTAAGGCGAAACGCTCACCACCAACAAACTGATCATGGCTGCTCACAGAAAGGCTCGGTACCTCGACGGTGGACAGTGAGTGAGAACATGGAGGAGGTAACGCCAACTCTGCATCTACCGGTAAATCTATCGCTAATTTTTCAACCTGTTTGCGAAACTTTGAAAATGAAGCGGGTAAATCCTCTAGGTGGAAAGGTAACTGCTGCCGGCATAGCAAAGTGCGCTGCTCTCGCTGTACGATTTCAACCAGAGGAAAATAGCACTGCAAATGCTCAACCACTAACTGCTCATCATAGCTAGCGAAGTCGTCGCAATAAATGTGCGTGACATCGTCACTTTTAATCAGCGTCACTAACGCAGTAAAAGGATGCTCATCGGTGACAACGAGGTGTTGTCCACATTGGTGGAGAATCTCATCTAGCTCGGCGATGGATTGATGCAAAAAACGTTGCCGGCTTTCACCAAATCTTGTTTCTAAAGAGAAATGTTGCAGATATTCAGAGAAGCGAGGCATACAGTACAAACATATCAACTGATCAACTTCTTGAGCTGCTCGTTTAAGCAATTGATTGTCTTCGACACGCAAATCGTTTGTAAACCAAAATACACCCACTTTTTTTCGCAACATATCCATGCCTTTGTATTTGTTCGAATATATACTCAAGTGACTTCACGATGCAGGATTCAGAGCCCTGTCACTGGTTCGAGTTCAAAGAAAACTGCGACGTGAAATAGCCATCTATTTTCAAGTAGTTTGACGTAGAAATCGGTCCAGTGACTGGCTCCCGAAGGGCGAGTTCACTTGGTTCGTATGCATCGTTAACGATTTTTGGTTTAGAACCACTAGACCTTCAACTCGTTGCCTTGCCTACAAACCAAGTCATTCTCGCTGAACCAAGCATCTTGAGGTTACTTGAGTATATTAGTTACGTAGTTTACTGCTATTGGTTCATTTGATTGGGTGTTTTGGCACTTAATAAGGACAAAAAGAGATGAGAGTGACTGACGGGACTAGATAGAAAAAAGGGAGCTTTCGCCCCCTATCGATTACTGTAGATAAGCATTTAGCATCCACATTAACTTTTCTTGTTCGCGGATGTAATCACCCATCAATGCTGCCGTACCTTCGTCTTCCGCATCACCCGCTTGAGCAAGAATCTCGCGCTGTTTCTTGATCAGTAAACTAAAGCCATTGACTAATCCTTGGACACACTCTTGACCTTGCGTCACATTCACATGCTCTTTGATATCACTCATTTCAAGATAGCGACTAAAGCTATGATCCGGTGTATGACCTAGAGTCAGAATACGCTCTGCGATTTCATCCACTTTCGTTTGTAGGTCGGTGTAGATTTCTTCAAATTTAACGTGCAATTCAAAGAACTGTTGACCTTTGATGTTCCAGTGGTAACCACGAGTATTCATGTATTGAAGTTGGTAATGGGCTAACAGTTGGTTTAGTTGCTCTGCCAATTGAGCTGATTTTTCGCTGTTTAGACCAATTAAAGAAATTTGATTAGACATATGGATTCTCCTAACTCGATATCGACAGTCGGTGCTTACCGTACTGTGCCGTTTCTATGGAGTTAGAATATCCCTTAGTTGGCTGTGGGTAAAAACGCTTAAGTCTATACTAACAATCGGTAAAAACGATTATACCCAGACACACAGAAGTGCTGGGCATAATCGTCGGTTCTGGCAGTCAATTAACGAGCAATATCCAATTGATTGTCTTTGACACCATTAATTCGAAACCACCCTGCAATACTAAAACGTTCTGCATTGGTTGGCAG
This is a stretch of genomic DNA from Vibrio panuliri. It encodes these proteins:
- a CDS encoding DASH family cryptochrome, with product MLRKKVGVFWFTNDLRVEDNQLLKRAAQEVDQLICLYCMPRFSEYLQHFSLETRFGESRQRFLHQSIAELDEILHQCGQHLVVTDEHPFTALVTLIKSDDVTHIYCDDFASYDEQLVVEHLQCYFPLVEIVQREQRTLLCRQQLPFHLEDLPASFSKFRKQVEKLAIDLPVDAELALPPPCSHSLSTVEVPSLSVSSHDQFVGGERFALAHVSCYFASSFASHYKQTRNELDGMEFSTKFSPWLAVGCISPKQIIGMLRQYEQRNGSNDSTYWIYFELLWREYFQWYAAKYGKQLFHFAGILGKAPLTTFYPQRFKQWVNGNTVYPLVNACMNQLRETGYMSNRGRQLVASCLVHELGIDWRYGAAYFESQLIDYDVGSNWGNWQYIAGVGASKTPRRFDQAKQMQIYDPQGEFVQRWGGNRGKINTDSVDMVDWPIRA
- a CDS encoding Dps family protein → MSNQISLIGLNSEKSAQLAEQLNQLLAHYQLQYMNTRGYHWNIKGQQFFELHVKFEEIYTDLQTKVDEIAERILTLGHTPDHSFSRYLEMSDIKEHVNVTQGQECVQGLVNGFSLLIKKQREILAQAGDAEDEGTAALMGDYIREQEKLMWMLNAYLQ